The Phragmites australis chromosome 13, lpPhrAust1.1, whole genome shotgun sequence DNA window aagatctacaactttttagttgaaaactttttaatgtAAGGTTATTTAAATGCTCAAATAACCTTAACAAAGTTTCAGACGTGGACAACgacagctcatcttaaaaaaactcataatattttcatacaaagtcagaagaagataaattttatataaaaattatagctctcgacaagatctataactttatagttaattattatttttatttaaatccatatatatatagaaataaatgtGTAAAACTAGTACAGGTGTAGTCACATACCTGACCACAAACTTTTGATCATGATCTAATGTAAAAGACCAgtaggaatcattgaaaaagacacatacatggttaaagttgaaaactgcaaatttaaatatttttatcgtaAGTTTGGTAACTTAGATTAATAAAACGTCTGTGCGGCATTAACTTTCAGACGTAGCATTATGTCTCTAAAAAATTTCAGTCAAATCTAAAAAGGTTAATTTTTGACAAAAACTTTAGAGATCATGTCGAAGTCTTCTGAGCTTTTTTTTTGGGGAGGGTTAAGAAAGATATATACCTATATTCTTTTTGGATGCGTCTTTTCGTTAGCTTTAAAAGTAGAAGTTGAACGGTGAAATCGGATTTTATGGCTGTTTTATTGAACACTGCACGGATTGGATATAGACTTTTTCATACagagtcggatggagacaaattttatattaaCATTGTAGACCTCaatgagatgtacaactttataATCAATTACATTTTCATTTAGAATCATTTAGATGCGCAAATAGTCGTTCAAACGTTCAATCAAAAGAGGTCAAAAGGAGtaattttgctattatactcaaGAAGAATGAGAtgtgagatggttagagaggtgagatggttagagaggtCACGCGCGCGTAGCTTCTGATcgaggtcgtgagttcgagtcctAGAACTCACACGAAAAAATAGCGAGTGAGCAGTTATCGGTATTCGAGCTTTTAGTCGAGGGCGAGTGAGCAGTAGTCAGCCATGTGTCtctagtcataaaaaatatttttgcttttttcagTCACAAACATGTTGAATCGGGGACTATCAATCACTGTTGACTAAACCCTTCAACCGGCAATAATAACCCTTTTACTGCCAGTCCACGGACCGATaatgatagtcggggactatcactgcctgttgcccACTATCAGCTCCAAAACCAACCGTGAATAGAGTTTTGAAGCCAACAATATTAAGAGTTTTTACAGTAGTGTTAGCAGAGAATCTCCTACTCCTTTTTCAGATattatctaaaattaaactatTGCATCGCTTCTGACGTATTCATTCAGCGGCGCTTTTATGACACACACATGTCCATACTATAAATGTATGCTTGATGTTATCACGTACAATATTTGTATTTTCGTTGTAATGCATAGACACTTAGCTAGTGTCATGTGTCTGTAGGTGTGATTGGTGACTGAGGTTCGCAACGGCTTAAGCCCATATCGTCACGACTTGGCCGGTGTTGACGCGCCTATAACTCATAACCCACGCATCCATACATAGCGACCCAGGCGGTCTCGAGCCATGAGTGATGATGGTATACATGCATGAGTGTGTCGATTACTAAGAGAATGAGACCGTATGTATGACTATGTGACAACCTCAGTCCTGAGATGAAGGGTGATAGGGTGCATGCGTGACAAGACAGGATCGCGGTGGCAGGGTGTGGCCTGAGAGCGAGCTAAGTCTGGAGAACAACGGCGACGACAACGTGGGCTCGAACTAGACGGGACTTAGCGACGGTGCAAACATGAGCAAGACAGAAAGCATGTGTCTACACACGCGATAGGTATATATACCTAAGTTAAAAATACTGAGCCTGCCAGCGCCTGACGTGGCTGTGGATTCCATAGTCTCAAACACGCGTCCGCAACTCCGCATGCGGACGGACGAAGCAGATCACACCAGCCGCCGTCGTGGCCTGATCGCCCGTCCCGTGTGCATGGGCGTAGGCCGATAAGCAATCTGGTGTAGCTTTCGCCTGATTAATTTTGTACATGTTTGATCATGGCAAGCAAAGAATGCTTTGCTGCTAAGCATTCTAGAGATAACATCCCTGCTACCTTGCTAGTGATAGGTTGCAAGATGTTAATTAGCTGAACAAGAGTGCGCGCCGGCGCTAATAAAGTACGCACGCGTGCCGACTGTCGCGGATGCACGTGGCAGAGCTGAGGACGTATGGCAGTGCCATGCAAAGGTGGTCGCCGGCCGTATCGTTCGTACGTCACGTTTCGGTCGGTGAGACATCGATGCGAAAGATACGGCCAGACCAGGACATCTAGCATTCTAGCAACTTATCACTGCTGAGTGCTGACTCGTCTCAATGGAATAGAACAGGCAAGTAGAAATTAAAGATTTGCACGAGTGGCTGGACGATTGACTAGTCGAAAAGGTTCGAGTACGGTTTATAAAAGTTCAACAGTGTACGTATCCTTGTTAACTCGAAGGAGAATAGGGCTGTCAAAAGGGCGGGCAGCGCACCCTACGCGAAACCAAATCAAAAACTTAATCTGAACTCGGGTACAAAACTACATCTAGCCTTGAACTCTGTGGGCACCTAAAACCTGGTAAGGATCCCCGAGTGATATGATTTTGAACACGCAGAAACAACAGAACATGTTATATGTGCATTTTGATGTTGATTTTTGAACAGGCAGAACAACAGTCCTACAAATCGGTAGAAAAGGTGTATTTTGAACAGGCATAACAAAATAATATGTGCATTTCGAACAGGTTAAACATCAATCATAAAAATTGGCAGAACATAACATGTGCATTTTGAACCTCAACAGTGTATGTGTCCGAATCAGAAAACCCGATCCGAACTCGAACCACCTAACACATGCAAAACTACATCCGGTCTTGAACCCCACGGGAACCTAAAACCCGGTAGGGACCCATAGGTGATATGATTTTTAACAAGCAGAAGCCGCAGAACAACAGAATGTCATATGTGTATTTTGATATTTGAACAAGTAGAACAATAGTCATACAAATCAGTATAATTGGTGCATTTTGAACAGGTAGAACATTAGTACTACAAATCGATAGAACAGAACATGTGCATTTTGAACAGACAAAACAGGTGCAGCGTACAAATCACCAATCATCATACAATCATATAGATGTACAGAACCTGGAATCAACATGTATACAAATCAACCATGTAGTCATACAGATGCACAGAACCTAGGACACAACAGGCAAAACTTGGAAGCAACATGCATACAGAAGTACATAACATGATTTTATCAGCATCATTACATAATAGCAAACCATCACTCCATCAGTttgacaaacaaacaaaaaaatgttACAATCATGATCCACACATAATGAGCAAATAACaaataacagttttacacttgATAGTATGCAAGTGGCCAAGGCAATAAGTTACAAGCTAATAACAAAATGAGTAGTACATTACTTCGTCCGTTAAAAAATAGTAGacgtattttttttagaaaaattaaacTTTTTgtattttaactaatatttaatcaaattatacatctatattcaaaattcaaaataatttaacactatatgtatattgtagctataaatgatatattttatgagaaaaccttagtcaaaatctaacttCAAAAACTGAGCTCAAAAGAAATACACATATTATTTCTGAATGGAAGAAATACTAGTATTTCATATTTAATGTTCATTTGAAAAGCCATTTTTTCAAACCTCCCATGTCTTTTTGGTGTGGCGATCCAAAATTCAACACTATCTCTAACCCTCTAAATCCCCTTCTCCAAGATAGTCATTCCATCTTTCACAATCAgatttaatatttgtgcatcACAATACATTACAACAAAATTTACCCTTCAACATACAAGTGACAATTTATCTGTCATTTTCTCTATAAGATAATTGGTGCTGCAATTATCAAGTGTTACAGTGGACATACTCTTCTCAATGTGCCAATCTAGGAGAACTTCACGAATAACATCAGTTATAACTTTGGCGGTACGAGGAGCTAGAACATAAACGAGCCTACAAATTACAATATGAGACTTTTTAGCAATGTTTACATAACAAGAATGATGTAATAAGAAATAAGAATGGTTACATAAGTTTCAATATTACCTCACAATGAAACTTTTCAACCTTCACTCATCATCAAGGTGATGTATTGTCACTGGCATGTAGCCTTTCTTTTGATGATTTACTGTTAACATATCCATAGTGATGATAACACAAGATTGGCATCGCTGGAAGTACTTGACCATATATTGCTTTTGCACTTCATACATATACATTATGTTCATCGTAATTATGTTTCTAGACATCACTTAATTTGAATGTAGGTTGCAATGCAACACAAAACTTTCGAAAGCGAATATGATCCATAATAGATAGAGGGTACTCATGGACGCATATCATCAGTGCAAGTTCTTTCCTAGCAACATCATGGTCAAAGACATATTTCTCTAAAGTAATTGTCTCGTCGTGTGGGTTTGTTGTTAACTTAAAGACCTATAAGTTTCTTACACTAGGTGCATTTAGTTTTCCAAgtgttatttattttaattctatCAAACTTTTACCAGACAGTAGATTTTAGCTTTCTCTTACTACCTACAATAACATCATTCTCTATCTCAATCACATCATCAGTATGAGTAACTTGAGGTTTCAATTGAGCTGCTGATCCAGATGGGGGTACACCACTATCACCATCAATAGCGCCACCAGTGTACTATCCACTAGTACCAGGAGTTGATATTTCCAATCAAGCatataaaaaaacatgattAAGATTTTGCATAACATAAAGAAACAAAACGACCATAAAGAAACAATTAATTGAGCATATACATACAAATAATACATACAAAAATAcataatgcatacaaacaattaattGAAGCACAACATGTCCGAAACGATAAGGGTGGCATTTCTCCGATCAAATAATGTAAAGAAATAATTAGACGAATCTTCTATGGGTCATGAACAAGTGACATACCATAAGCGAGCATGCAAGCATTTCTCCGATCAAGTAACATAAAGAAATAATTAGACGAATCTTCTACGGGTCATGAACAAGTGACATACCATAAGCGAGCATACAAGCATTTCTCCGATCAAGTAACATAAAGAAATAATTTGATAAATATTCTATAGGTCAGGAACAAGCGGCAGACCATAAACAGGTATGCAAGGAAATGAATATGCATATACAAGATTGATCGGTCACTAGAATAACCAAACATTTGAATTGATGCATCGAATAGAATCACTTTTGTTATAAGAAAACCAAACGCTTGAAAGAAGAACATCTACATGAGTTAGGTAAATGCTTAAAGCTTACATCTACATGTCATAGAAGAAAAATGGGTGGGAGAGGAGCCAGATCAATTTGTCAGAGAAGAACATCTATATGTTAGAGAAAAAAAGGTAcatgtagagtaaaaaaaaattggtcgATGACTCGATGAATCCGACTTCCAGTTTAGGGTACTGGTGTCGGTGTTGGTCTCCAAGAGCTTGGATTAGATTGACGATCAGCAAAACGAGAGCGATCGGCGGCAGAGGAGGCGGTAGAGCTAGATCTGACGGTGGCTCAGCCAGAAACCATGTAACTAAGGTAAGTATTGTTGGTgttgggagagggagaagagggaaGGAGAATGAGGTGGTTCAGCGGTTCACTCATCGGTGTCGGAGGGCGAGAAGCCGGGATCCACGGTGGACCGTGGGAGCGTCGGAGTGAGCGAGCGCCGGCCAGGTGGTGGCGCGGCTCGCTGCGAGGCGGGTGACATCACAGGACAGTGGACGAAGGGCGATTGGGCGCAGTCATGCGGGTACCTGGCCCGAAGATTTGGACGGTGACGGGCCGACAGTGGAGACGCTAGGAGCGACGGTGGAGGCGTGGCGAGTCCACGATTGGTGACTGCACGAGGCATAGGTGCACATCAGCTAGGCTTACCACATGTGGGGTGTCTGGGCATGGGCTACCACGACTGAACTGGCCGACTGGGGCGCCCGGCGCTAGACAAATACATTCCTACCTCGGACGTTCCTAGAGACCCGTGGATCAAATCTTGCCTTCGACCCTGACCCGACCCATATCTAGACCCTGACCTACGAGTCCCGTGGGGTACACGGTAACCCGACCCGTAGTAACCCCGTTGCCAGGCCTAAGGGAGAACAAGAAAACCTGTCGCGTTGACCTCTTGGCGACTCATCTCGGCTCGTGCGTACGTCGCGGATCCGGCAAAGCATTTGTTTTTCCATCAGAAAAGCCGAGAAGAGACGTCGTGCTGAGCCGGGTGCAGGGAACACGGACTGACGCGGATGGTGGCCTGGGGCACTCACGTCGGCGACGTCGATATCAAGTCGCACTCGCCAGTCGCCGTGCGGATGGGGGCACCGGTTCTCTTTTCCATCCCTTGAAGATGAGGTGCGACGCGGGTCGATTGCCCGGCAAGCTAGGGCGTCGGCACACGAGAGCCGAGAGCGGATCGGAGGAGGGCACGCCGACAAGAAGTGCTCctcgcctcctctctctcctgccGACTTGTGCGTTCTGTTGACCTCGATCAAGATACCTGACACCCTACCTTGATTTCAAATTAATCGTAGTACGATTGTACGAGTGGTAGTACTTAACGCTCATAGCAAGGCTTAAGCGGTACTCCTTCCGTTCCAAAATACAGTACATACTAAGATTCTATACGGTTAAACTTCGTAACTTTTGATCATaattagttaattttttttaatgtctaTAGTATATAAAATACGCTTCGATCGATTcatatttcatatatttttagtaaaatatTAGTTTCGTAGTAATTGATAATGCGTTGTAAGAGAATTTAATAATCATAATATACTTTAAAATACTTGCTCAAATTCTAATATTGGTTTTGTAGCAATTCGGAAACCTCCTTTTGTGAGTTGTGACTTatccgatcataaatacatatagtTTGAAATAAGATATGACTTTTAATACCTAGCTTTgattatatttttctatttaaatatatttataaaatctaggaatgaatttgtaatattacgAAAACATATAATTTTAAGGTTTACAAACtaactattttaaaatatattgttagttaaaattttaaaattttgactgaatattttttttaaacgatTTGTATTATGGATGTGAAGGAATATGAACTTTCCTAATAACATCGACGGTTCACCCACTCTTCAGCACTGTCGGTCTGCAGCGTGCACCTCTAAGATGTCAGTTGACAACTCAGGGGTGGCTGAACATAAGCTCAGTCGTGTACACTTGGCACTGCCGCATTGGATTCATATTTGCCTTTCGGCTTTGACTTCCGCTCTTCCAGTGCTGGGCTGGAGTTTCAGATGTGTCTCTGATGCTTTTTTGCAAGTGATCGGTGATAGACTGACGGCGATGCCTCTGCGAGTTACTGGCCAAACTCATCGCCTACGTCTAGGCGTTTAGCTACTGGACAATGGACTGGATTGCAGGTTCACTCTGTGTGCCCAAACCCTCGTGCAGTCGTGCGTGACATGGCTGCTTTCAAGAAAGGATGACAAGGCTGCCGTACCGTTGAACTAGGCAGAAGTTGGCAGGAGTCGTTTTAAAAAGATTGTTTGGAAATCCAGTATAATTTGTTGCCGTCGGCACGCACATCCCTATATCATCACACATACCTATTTATCAAGATGTCTTGTTGTTAACATATATGTCCCATActactaaaataaaattttattttaataaaatatataataagcAAATTTAAGATTTTATCCCGAGTGGATAGAGATTACAATCATCTCACGTAATCGTCCAAAATCATCTCACATAATCGTCCAAACCAAGGATTAGTTCTCGTCGTCCACATGTAAGATTATTGTGATGTCTTGGTGGAATTTTTTTGAGTGATCATCTACGTGGAAAATGAAAAATCATCTTGTCAACCTATGGTTGGGTGACATGTGTATATTTGTGTCAAATTTGTATAGCAGGGGACtgattttgtaatattaataaagaataaatatatttcgaaaaaataattctagacaAAGCAACCACGGACCGAGGGGCTTTACTAAGTTTTCTGTAGAGAGTCAGAATTCAGTTGGGCTCCCCATCGCAGCAAAGTGGAAAGCGGAATGAATCACCGCACTCCAAAACCAGACCCAAGCCTTTTCGGAATGGCAGCCCAAGGATTCCACGGCGCACGGCCGGTCCAACCAATCGCAGCCGTCGGATCAcctccccaaaccctagccgccaaaACCCCCCTACTTAACCTTCCCTTCCCACtacccctcgccgccgccgccgtctctcTCCGTCTCCCACTCTCCCCGCGTCGTACTCTCCCACGCAGCTCGTCGAGGTAAGCGGCCACGCACCACGCCGGATGccgtgcccccccccccctctgctTGCGCTCGTCCCGATCTGAGGCCGAGGTATCCGGTCGTGTGCAGATGTCGTCCGAGGCGGCAAAGGTGGCGGTGCCGGAGTCGGTGCTCCGGAAGCGGAAGCGCGAGGAGCAGTGGGAAGccgagaagaaggagaaggccgTGGCCGATAAGAAGAAGTCCATCGAGAGCCGCAAGCTCATCTTCTCCCGCGCCAAGCAGTACGCCGAGGAGTACGAGGCCCAGGTCTGATCGCTGGTTCCATCTCGATCGAACGTGTCTCAGTAGTCAGTCGCTCGCTcgtgcggggggggggggggcggttaGGGATGCGAACGTGACTAGGACGTAGTGAGAAATGTGTATGTTTAGGTAATACTAGCAGCAAGACTTAGAATTTAGGTTCAAATGCTATAGTTTTTTTAGTAGGAGCCTCTTCTGCCCAGTGGCTGCTGCATGTTTGAATGCAAGTGTTGTGCTAATGAATTATATGTTGTCTTCATGGTTTTTTGAAATAAGATGAACTGCGATGTGTATCACTATAAGGATCATAGCTGTTTCTTTAATCACGTTCATGCCTGTTCGTACCAAATATGATGTCATCAGGTGTAACTCTCTTCCACTTCTAGCCTGTATGAGCACGGAGatgtttgattattttttaatgCTGTAATCTTCATCACCTTTGCATTTAAATTTATAATTGAATGTGTTGAGCAACGAGCACTGTTATGTACTATATGCTAATGTGGTTTTTGGGATCAGGAGAAGGAGCTGGTGCATCTTAAGCGTGAGGCCCGGTTGAAGGGCGGGTTCTATGTCAGCCCTGAGGCAAAGCTCCTGTTTGTGGTCCGCATCCGTGGGTAAGTCACCAACTTGCGTCTAGTTGGTTATGCCAGTATTTCTATATCAATTATGAACTTGTCTGCTCACATTTGATACTAATTTTGTTAAAACTCTAGTATCAATGCCATGCACCCGAAGACGAGGAAGATCTTGCAGCTTCTGCGTCTGAGGCAGGTGGGTTGGTCAACTCGTTGGCTGTACAAATCCGTCTTTTGTTTGTAATGATGTGCTGTTGGTTTTAATAAAATTGAATGTTTAAATTCGCAGATCTTCAATGGTGTGTTTCTGAAGGTCAACAAGGCTACCATTAACATGCTCCGCAGGGTTGAGCCATATGTTGCATATGGGTATGTTTTTTATGATATAATCTTGTGCATGTCTCGCGGTGTAGTTGGATATATTCTTCCATTGTAAGCACACGATTGAAAGTAATGTAGTCATGTTCATGGTGATGTCCGTGTTGCTTGATCAAATTTATTATGGCATATTGTTATGGCATATTGTCTGCGATACATTACATAAACTATGACTTCAGACTTGTATTCATAATCATTGCTCTTACATGGGGTATTGTATGTTCGTTGTATTGTCAGAGTAGTGATTTCAGATGTATAATTGTAACCATTTTTGGTAATGCATAGGAGCAATTTTGATAAAAGAATATCGGGAAAGTGATACATATATACTCAATTTGGTTCATTTCTCTTATGAAACATAAATATAATGCTAGCAAGCAATTTTTAAGTAACCAGAGTTTGGATTGGCTTAAGCAGCTTGATCCATTAAGATATTTGGACGACTTAACTAAGCAAGTAAATCATGATTTATTTAGGTATCCGAACTTGAAGAGTGTCAGGGAGTTGATCTACAAGAGGGGCTACGGAAAGCTGAACAAGCAGAGGATTCCTCTGTCCAACAACCAAGTCATCGAGGAGGTTTGCCATCTTGGAACTCTCTGCATTTGGTTCTTGTGATCTGTAATTGTAATTAATAACTTAACATGATGATTCTAACCTTTTGTTTTTCTATCAGGGCTTGGGCAAGCACAACATCATCTGCATTGAGGATCTTGTTCATGAGATCTTGACTGTTGGCCCACATTTCAAGGAGGCAAACAACTTCCTCTGGCCCTTCAAGCTGAAGGCGCCATTGGGAGGcctgaagaagaagaggaaccaCTATGTGGAGGGTGGTGATGCTGGTAACCGTGAGAACTACATCAATGAGCTCATCAAAAGGATGAACTAGGTTCATGAGCCTATTGATAGTGCCATGTGTTATGCTTATTTTACATTAGCGAGTTGGATCATGAATGAATATGCATGCAATTTTGGTATTTGGAACTTGACGCCTATGGAAGAAATCTGACCTTTTATCTGGTGGTATGGAATTATTCGTATCTTGAGTTGTGAATACGTATTCCTTTGTCTTTTTGCTTGGGTATGTGGCCATTGTAATGGCAACATATCAGGTGAACTCCGCACTGCGATGTTCGTTCAATTGTGTACAACTTTCCTTTTGTTCTTCCTCGCACTGTGTTGCTAAGTTCCTGACAAATGACAAGTGCATTGTTTTGGGATTCATATATTTAGCCACGGTATTAGGATTCTTCTATACCCTTCTCGGCTATTAGCATCATTTGCAGTGTTAGCTGCCTCAAGTTGCCGTCACAACTCACAACCAAAAACATCTCCTTATAAAGCCAGCTGAAACCGTCTCTAAAATAATTAACCTAGGTTATTGTAGCAGCGATCTTGTCCAAGCTTCGCCCTGACTCGACGCGCGTCGCGCCAATGAATTGCTACAGAAAGCAAAAGACTAACCACGGCCAACGCTCGCATCGCCCGAAAGTCTTGGGCCAGGCGACGTCCAGTCCAAGTTGCGAGATGTCGATGCAGACCGTGCAGAAAAAGCAGTTTGTTTTCACGCGGAGTCGGATAGCTGAATGTATCTTGTGTTACAGGGGTTCGCCGGTCGTCCAAGGCTGGGGATTCGCCGAGAATCGGCTCTTCCAATCGTTAAAGCATGCACGGCAGCCCCAGACACCCAAGCAGGAGTTGGGATttttagatcatctctaacggtttcccttcagggaCTAGAatccttcacgacgggattttcgttcccttcagcgttccaacggtttcctttcacggtttccgtcacgacgggattctcaaaatcattctcttcaggacgggattctctctcctttcccttcgcgattcctctcgagaggaagctgttagagataagaggaaataaagggaatgagaacgaaAAAAAGAATCgaaaagggaacgaaatgaagaaaatatagttagagatggtcttataTATACTGCATCCACTGCTACTCTACAGGCCGCCACTTTCATCCGAGTGGCTTTGCCACATGCTACTAATCCGCAAACGGACATAGAGTTAGATGGCAAAGCCGCTCGATTCGACCGCGTCCACCGAGGTTCGAGCTCCGTGCGTCGCACACCCGTCAAAAAAAAGACTCCAACAAAATCTCCGGAAAGGGGTCcggtttaaaaaaaaacaaaaaaaacatgcTACTAATCCTTCGCAGGTGGAGACAAGCATTGCTACTAGCGGCGCAAATGGCCAAGGGACTACAACTGCGACAAGCTAAATTCTTCACCGACAGTCAGATTCTGGCTACGGCACTCGACCAAAGTGACCCGATGAACAACCCTGGATTTGGGCATTACGACCCATGCTAGGAACATTCATGCAGCTCACAGCGGACATCCAAGCAACCGTCACCAAGATTCGAAGAATGGACAACCAAATAGCAGTTAAATTAGCAAAACAGGCTAGACAAGCAAACCTACTTTCGACCGGTTTATTTTCCTGTGAAGCTCTATCCCGTTCATCCATATTTCCAGTGCAGCAAGCACTACAGATTTTAAATGGGGCACCAAATTGAGTATATATGTAAAACGCGGGCTACGTTGTTTGGCTTGCAACCATACCAAAACGTGGGCAACACCAAAGCattaggagaaaaaaaatgttgattgGATTGCAACCATGCCAAAAATTGACGAAATTGTGAGTATAACAGGTGGGACTCACGTGTGATGATTTTCTTCTTCCACGAAATATATCCAAGTGAAAATCTTGTTTCGTAGATAAAATCATACCATGCTGAAAAGTGATCATAAATTAGATACATGATCATAAATAGAAAGCCCACGGGCCCAACTCTGCTGCAACAAACATCGCACTTCACAGCCTGCGCTTAATTTCATCcttgcaaaaggaaaaaaataaacccGCCCTTAATATGGCTCTTCATGTGCAAAACAAGCTTCGCAATTGCTGGGTTCGCAGTTAATCTCGCACTGTGATTTTTTTGTGGTGGTTTCTGGGTTAAGTATTGCTTACATCTTGCTAGTATCTCGCAAGCACACCGAATGAACAGAGGAATAGACGaaagaattttattttttttggcgaGAAAATAACGAACGATACGACAGATATGGGTATCACAATGCCATACAAGCAAGCGAAGACGGGGCAAAATCAAGGCCACATCAGCACGCGCGGCTGGACGAGGAGTGATCAGTAATCACAAGGCACCGCTGCAGGCCAGGGCCACTGAAGGAAGAAACGGGTGAAAGCTACTACGACCCTGCAGGTTGCAAAGGCAGTTGCAGCTAGCGTTGGTGGCAAATGGCCAGTGTATCCACAGGCCCATGCTGTCCCAACGTCATGGCGATACGCAACTCGTCCTGTTTGGGTTTTGAGTTCGGTCCTTTCCTGCCCAGATATCTGCTGATCCATTCGCCCCCGAGATATTCTGGGCATATGGTCCCGAATATCATGCACCAGGGACAATCGTTTCTCTCCTGCCCCGTCAGCTGTCACTTTGCAATCTGCAGGCTGCAGCTAGTTTACCTTGTTCGTCGATGCCGACCGTCGCCACGGGACGAGGCGGCGTTCCTCTCTGGGCAGGAGATCGCAAAATACGTATTCGAAGATgtgccggcgacggcgacggcgacctcTGAACTCTGTCTCTGCGGTTCGGCAATTCGGCCGGCAGTTGCAGGGGCGAGAGCGACGCCTCTGGTTGCTTTCAGTCTCTGAGAGTTCCAGTGAATCAAGTTAGTTGCTCGTTGCTCCTCGGGTGGAAGCTTCCAAACTGGAAAAGTCGTAGCTTGTGAATTCTGACATCTGGAACATCCAGGTCGTGCATCGGTGCATGGCTTTGATCAGGATAAGTCGTTTACCCGATCATCTCGGTTGCTCACAACAGCATCgg harbors:
- the LOC133889160 gene encoding large ribosomal subunit protein uL30x-like, with product MSSEAAKVAVPESVLRKRKREEQWEAEKKEKAVADKKKSIESRKLIFSRAKQYAEEYEAQEKELVHLKREARLKGGFYVSPEAKLLFVVRIRGINAMHPKTRKILQLLRLRQIFNGVFLKVNKATINMLRRVEPYVAYGYPNLKSVRELIYKRGYGKLNKQRIPLSNNQVIEEGLGKHNIICIEDLVHEILTVGPHFKEANNFLWPFKLKAPLGGLKKKRNHYVEGGDAGNRENYINELIKRMN